cattacaATGCGGGTGTACGAGGCATCCTCAAGTGGGCATGGGAGCCGGATGGCGAATACTCGCCGCGGTCTGCATACAATGCAAAATTTGTAAGGAGAGAAGTGGCGCCTGCTGCGGAGTTCACTTGGAAGTCACGTGCCATGCTAAACTGCCGCTTCTTCACCTGGCTAGCGATGTGGAATCGTTGTTGGACATCCGATAGACTTGCACGCCATGGACTACCACACCAACCTATGTGCCCATTGTGTGATCAACAACAAGAGACCATGAACCACTTACTCATCACTTGTGTCATGGCGTAGGTTTGGTATGCTGCCCTGTCCACTTGGGGCAAGCCGGACTGGACACCTACGCCCGACGACAACTTGATCGATTGGTGTACTTCCAAAGTTGCTAGGACAGAGTGGCGCAATATGAGATCCATCATTATTCTGGTTCATTGGGAGATCTGGAAACACCGCAATGAAGTGCTGTTTGATGGTGCAACTCCATCGGCCATGATGATCATCTTCAACATCAAGAACGAGGGGTCTGCCTGGGTAGCTGCCGGCCTACTTAGATGCGATCTTTGTGCATCCTTTCTTGGGGCGCTGAGTGGGCAACACGTTGAGCAATACCTCATTCCAACGTTGTGCAGGTGGGCGTGTCCTCGCTACGTTTGTAATCTTTGCGTGGAGCTTGTAATGGGTTTCTAGCGTTTTTTTCTATCTATAATAGATGGTACACATGCTCGTGCATATTCTTGAAAAAAGAACATACCATGTAAAATAATATATACTTTAGTTGCATTCCGGGATTATATTCATCATTGAGAGGGAAAACAACATATGTATTTACAACAAGAGTAATATTAATGTGCTCACAGTAAAACAAATTGAGGGGCTCATAGATTTTCTTTTGTAAATCTCAACAATACTACTCTTAATTACTTGTTATAATAATTCCTGTATGAAGAAAAAAAATATAGGACATTGCCCTGTGACTGGGATGCTGTGCTTGTTTGAAATGAAGAAACAAAAGTCGTCGAGCACGATGCTTATCAGATATTTCTTTCAGATTCCTCTAACGATAGGACAAAAGGACAGGTGTGGGAGTTGACCAACTAACATCTCAGCAGCCACTTCTTTGGCTTTTACTCCACATGTTGGTTTTTTTATGAGAAGTAAAACATTGCAATGATGTAAACTTGAGGCAACCATCTCAACAACTTTCAGGGCAAGAACTCAGGTCAAATTAGAGAAAAGATTGCTGTTTATCAGTGAGCAGATCCAAGTAGGCACTAAATTAATTACTACTGCTCAATAATGCTGGCAGCTGCAAACGTACTATATGATGGCCAATGGCCGGCACTTGGGAAATAATTTCATACTAGTACCATATAATGGCCGGCACCGGCAAAAGTACCCAATCCATCTCTTCTTATGAACCTGTGATGGTGCATTTCCAGTTGGACACTCTCCCACCCAAAAAATGGACGCAAGCCACCATAATCTCTTGCTTGCACTTGTACTAGTCATCATCCCGTTGGCCTACTTCATCCTTTCGGCGCGCCGTGAAGCCGGGCCCAGGCCTCCGCCCGGGCCATGGGCGCTCCCGATCATCGGCCACTTGCACCACATGATGGGCAAGCTTCCGCACCACAGGCTGCGCGACCTTGCCCGACGACATGGCCCGCTGATGCTGCTCCGCCTCCGTGACTTGCCCGTGGTGGTCGCCTCGTCGGCAGAGGCGGCCCATGAGGACACATGACGTGTCCTTTGCGACGCGCCCCATCAGCAGGATCAAGCGGCTAACCCTTGTTGACGGCTCAGAGGGGCTCATCTTCGCGCCCTACGGCAGCGCCTGGAGGCAGCTCCGCAAGATTTGCACCGTGGAGCTACTCAGCACCCGACGCGTGCAGTCCTCGAGAGGCATCGGCGAGCAGGAGGTCCAGCACCTCCTCCAGGCAGTGTCGACCACAACGGCAACACCGGGGGCTGCAGTGAACCTTAGCACTCTATTGTCATCGTATGTCAATGACTCGACGGTGCACACCATCATAGGGAGCCGGTTCAAGGACCGGGAGACATTCCTTCGGCTAATGGGAGAAGGTATCGAGCTATTCTCGAGGCCCGGCTTGCCGGACCTCTATCCGTCATCAAGGTTAGCCATGCTCGTCAGCCGGAAGCCACAACTGGTGAAGCAACACAACCAAGCAATGATGGGTTTCATGGAAACCATCATCCAAGAGCACCAAGCGCCATTAGGAGCCACAACCGACAAGGAGGAGGACTTGGTTGATGTGCTCTTGAGAATCCAGAAAGAAGATGACTCCTTGGAGTTCCCTCTCACCactagggctgcaaacgagtcgagttcgAGCGAGTTGGACTAGGCTCAGCTCAGATTGTActaaaattcgagcgagctcaaactgaGTAAAGTTCAAGGTCAAGCCATAGAAAGTGGCTCGCGCTCAGCTTGTATCGATCTCGAgccgatctcgagctagtttcgagctaaataaTAAGATGATTTTATGAGTAAATCTAAGGCAGTTTTTTAAACATTATAGCCAACAACACAACATAGAAAACCACTATAGAATTTGACTTATTCTCTCTCAACTAACGGCTAGCACTTGATAAGTAGGGATCAATGAACTAGAAAGATAGAAAAATGGAGGTGCGTCTACTCTTAAACTTTGgctgagaataaatggatatttgaCACATGACTAATCACGCACCAAATTGAGGCTAAATTTCTCCTGTTTAATTAGGCCTCCATGTTTCCTCTATGTAAAATTGTGAAAAATTGCACACAACATATATGGCAATAAATCATCCTATTTTCTTTAAATATACATCAAGATTATTTAATATAGTTATATGAcatcgagctatcgagctaaaatcgagcgagccagTGTTGGCTCAAGATTAACTCATTTTACTATCGAGCTACATAAAATGTTCATCCTCAGCTCAtttcttttcgagtcgatctcgagtcgagtcAAAATACGAatcgatctcgagcggctcacgagcctcgagcttttcttgcagccctactcACCACACATATCATCAAAGCGGTGATGGCGGTAAGTTAGTTACGACCGACTACACAACACTACCACTTCAATACACATGGAGTATATGTCGCGCACCGAAGAGGTTCATGGCATTGCTTGCATGATCTATTCGTTGCTGGTAGTGAAACATCAGCAACGGTGCTGCAATGGGCTATGTCCGAGCTCTTGAAGAACCCAAGGGTGATGCAAAAGGTGCAGGGGGAAGTCCGTCAAGTGTTCAAGGAGCAAGGCGGAGCAACAGAGGAGAGCTTAAAGAATCTGCTCTACTTCTACACGGTTATCAAAGAAACTCTTCGGTTGCACCCGTTGTTGCCACTGCTGCTACCATGGGAGTGCTGCTCGCCAtgccaggtgttggggaacgttgcatggaaaacaaaaaaattctacacacacgcaatgatctatccatggagatgcatagctatgagagggggagagcatctacacacccttgtagatcgctaagcgaaagcgtttatcaacgcggttgatgtagtcgtactcttcgcgaaccgatcacgatccaaccgatctagtgccgaacggacggcacctccgagtttagcacacgtgcggctctcGATAACGtctcatccttcttgatccagcaaacgggagaggagaagtagatatgatcacaaccaacacgacggtgtggtggtgatggtggtgatggagcactgacagcgcttcgctaagcgtcgccgggatgagatggtggaactacggagtaacgggagagagaggggcgccaagggcttggtgtgtcctcttggggcgtgatacgtctccaacgtatctataatttttgattgttccatgctgttatattatcatttttggatgttttataatcatttatagtcattttatatcattttttggtactaacctattgacatagtgccaagtgccagttgctattttctgcatgttttttacatcgcagagaatcaatatgaaacggagtccaaacacaacgaaactttttgaggatttttttggaccagaagacattcagtgggccggagaagcgcccggggggtgctccgaggggagcacaacccaccagggtgcgcctggaggcccaggcgtgccctggtgggttgtgcccacctcgggtgccccctggaccacctctttgctctataaataccccaatattccagaaatcctcggggagtcgacgaaaatcaattccagc
This region of Triticum aestivum cultivar Chinese Spring chromosome 2D, IWGSC CS RefSeq v2.1, whole genome shotgun sequence genomic DNA includes:
- the LOC123048182 gene encoding cytochrome P450 71D11-like, encoding MRTHDVSFATRPISRIKRLTLVDGSEGLIFAPYGSAWRQLRKICTVELLSTRRVQSSRGIGEQEVQHLLQAVSTTTATPGAAVNLSTLLSSYVNDSTVHTIIGSRFKDRETFLRLMGEGIELFSRPGLPDLYPSSRLAMLVSRKPQLVKQHNQAMMGFMETIIQEHQAPLGATTDKEEDLVDVLLRIQKEDDSLEFPLTTRAANESSSSELD